One window of Canis lupus baileyi chromosome 21, mCanLup2.hap1, whole genome shotgun sequence genomic DNA carries:
- the EEF1G gene encoding elongation factor 1-gamma isoform X2, translated as MADTRERGSPGGVKTLYTYPENWRAFKALIAAQYSGAQVRVLSAPPHFHFGQTNRTPEFLRKFPAGKVPAFEGDDGFCVFESNAIAYYVSNEELRGNTPEAAAQVVQWVSFADSDIVPPASTWVFPTLGIMHHNKQATENAKEEVRRILGLLDTHLKTRTFLVGERVTLADITVVCTLLWLYKQVLEPSFRQAFPNTNRWFLTCINQPQFRAVLGEVKLCEKMAQFDAKKFAESQPKKDTPRKEKGSREEKQKPQAERKEEKKAAAPAPEEEMDECEQALAAEPKAKDPFAHLPKSTFVLDEFKRKYSNEDTLTVALPYFWEHFDKDGWSLWYAEYRFPEELTQTFMSCNLITGMFQRLDKLRKNAFASVILFGTNNSSSISGVWVFRGQELAFPLSPDWQVDYESYTWRKLDPGSEETQTLVREYFSWEGAFQHVGKTFNQGKIFK; from the exons ATGGCAGATACTAGAGAGCGTGGTTCACCAGGGGGAGTAAAA ACCCTGTACACATATCCTGAAAACTGGAGGGCCTTCAAGGCTCTCATTGCTGCTCAGTACAGCGGGGCTCAGGTCCGCGTGCTCTCCGCACCACCCCACTTCCACTTCGGCCAAACCAACCGCACCCCTGAATTTCTCCGTAAATTTCCTGCCGGCAAG GTTCCAGCATTTGAGGGTGACGATGGATTCTGTGTGTTTGAGAGCAATGCCATTGCCTACTATG TGAGCAATGAGGAGCTGCGGGGAAATACTCCAGAGGcagcagcccaggtggtgcagtGGGTGAGCTTTGCTGATAGCGACATAGTGCCCCCAGCCAGTACCTGGGTGTTTCCTACCTTGGGCATCATGCACCACAACAAGCAG GCCACAGAGAATGCAAAGGAGGAAGTGAGGCGAATTCTGGGGCTCCTGGATACTCATTTGAAGACGAGGACTTTTCTGGTGGGCGAACGTGTGACACTGGCTGACATCACAGTTGTCTGCACCCTGTTGTGGCTCTATAAACAG GTCCTGGAGCCTTCTTTCCGCCAGGCCTTCCCCAATACCAACCGCTGGTTCCTTACCTGCATTAACCAGCCCCAGTTCCGGGCTGTCTTGGGGGAGGTGAAACTCTGTGAGAAGATGGCCCAGTTTGATG CTAAAAAGTTTGCAGAGAGCCAACCTAAAAAAGACACCCCACGGAAAGAGAAGGGTTCTcgggaagagaagcagaagccccaggctgagcggaaagaggagaagaaggctgctgcccctgctcctgAGGAGGAAATGGATGAATGTGAGCAGGCACTGGctgctgagccaaaggccaaagaCCCCTTTGCTCACCTGCCCAAGAG tACCTTTGTGTTGGACGAATTTAAGCGCAAGTACTCCAATGAGGACACTCTCACTGTGGCACTGCCGTATTTCTGGGAGCACTTCGATAAGGATGGCTGGTCCCTGTGGTACGCTGAGTACCGCTTCCCTGAGGAGCTCACTCAGACCTTTATGAGTTGTAACCTCATCACTG GAATGTTCCAACGGTTGGACAAGCTGAGGAAGAATGCCTTTGCCAGTGTCATCCTCTTTGGAACCAACAACAGCAGCTCCATTTCTGGAGTCTGGGTCTTCCGAGGCCAGGAGCTTGCCTTTCCG CTGAGTCCAGATTGGCAGGTGGACTACGAGTCCTATACGTGGCGGAAACTGGATCCTGGCAGCGAGGAGACCCAGACGCTGGTTCGAGAGTACTTTTCCTGGGAGGGGGCCTTCCAGCATGTGGGCAAAACCTTCAATCAGGGCAAGATCTTCAAGTAA
- the EEF1G gene encoding elongation factor 1-gamma isoform X1, whose protein sequence is MAAGVSLPAPEIQVAVSDAILCPSGALRRQRSSGAERGTGPGSGDRTVGRARLPGPGGELRLELLEAKETLYTYPENWRAFKALIAAQYSGAQVRVLSAPPHFHFGQTNRTPEFLRKFPAGKVPAFEGDDGFCVFESNAIAYYVSNEELRGNTPEAAAQVVQWVSFADSDIVPPASTWVFPTLGIMHHNKQATENAKEEVRRILGLLDTHLKTRTFLVGERVTLADITVVCTLLWLYKQVLEPSFRQAFPNTNRWFLTCINQPQFRAVLGEVKLCEKMAQFDAKKFAESQPKKDTPRKEKGSREEKQKPQAERKEEKKAAAPAPEEEMDECEQALAAEPKAKDPFAHLPKSTFVLDEFKRKYSNEDTLTVALPYFWEHFDKDGWSLWYAEYRFPEELTQTFMSCNLITGMFQRLDKLRKNAFASVILFGTNNSSSISGVWVFRGQELAFPLSPDWQVDYESYTWRKLDPGSEETQTLVREYFSWEGAFQHVGKTFNQGKIFK, encoded by the exons ATGGCGGCCGGGGTAAGTTTGCCGGCTCCGGAGATCCAGGTCGCGGTATCCGACGCCATCCTCTGCCCGAGTGGAGCCCTCCGGCGTCAGAGAAGTTCTGGAGCCGAGCGAGGGACTGGTCCTGGGTCTGGAGACCGTACTGTTGGGAGAGCAAGGCTTCCAGGCCCCGGCGGGGAGCTGAGGCTGGAGCTCTTGGAGGCCAAAGAG ACCCTGTACACATATCCTGAAAACTGGAGGGCCTTCAAGGCTCTCATTGCTGCTCAGTACAGCGGGGCTCAGGTCCGCGTGCTCTCCGCACCACCCCACTTCCACTTCGGCCAAACCAACCGCACCCCTGAATTTCTCCGTAAATTTCCTGCCGGCAAG GTTCCAGCATTTGAGGGTGACGATGGATTCTGTGTGTTTGAGAGCAATGCCATTGCCTACTATG TGAGCAATGAGGAGCTGCGGGGAAATACTCCAGAGGcagcagcccaggtggtgcagtGGGTGAGCTTTGCTGATAGCGACATAGTGCCCCCAGCCAGTACCTGGGTGTTTCCTACCTTGGGCATCATGCACCACAACAAGCAG GCCACAGAGAATGCAAAGGAGGAAGTGAGGCGAATTCTGGGGCTCCTGGATACTCATTTGAAGACGAGGACTTTTCTGGTGGGCGAACGTGTGACACTGGCTGACATCACAGTTGTCTGCACCCTGTTGTGGCTCTATAAACAG GTCCTGGAGCCTTCTTTCCGCCAGGCCTTCCCCAATACCAACCGCTGGTTCCTTACCTGCATTAACCAGCCCCAGTTCCGGGCTGTCTTGGGGGAGGTGAAACTCTGTGAGAAGATGGCCCAGTTTGATG CTAAAAAGTTTGCAGAGAGCCAACCTAAAAAAGACACCCCACGGAAAGAGAAGGGTTCTcgggaagagaagcagaagccccaggctgagcggaaagaggagaagaaggctgctgcccctgctcctgAGGAGGAAATGGATGAATGTGAGCAGGCACTGGctgctgagccaaaggccaaagaCCCCTTTGCTCACCTGCCCAAGAG tACCTTTGTGTTGGACGAATTTAAGCGCAAGTACTCCAATGAGGACACTCTCACTGTGGCACTGCCGTATTTCTGGGAGCACTTCGATAAGGATGGCTGGTCCCTGTGGTACGCTGAGTACCGCTTCCCTGAGGAGCTCACTCAGACCTTTATGAGTTGTAACCTCATCACTG GAATGTTCCAACGGTTGGACAAGCTGAGGAAGAATGCCTTTGCCAGTGTCATCCTCTTTGGAACCAACAACAGCAGCTCCATTTCTGGAGTCTGGGTCTTCCGAGGCCAGGAGCTTGCCTTTCCG CTGAGTCCAGATTGGCAGGTGGACTACGAGTCCTATACGTGGCGGAAACTGGATCCTGGCAGCGAGGAGACCCAGACGCTGGTTCGAGAGTACTTTTCCTGGGAGGGGGCCTTCCAGCATGTGGGCAAAACCTTCAATCAGGGCAAGATCTTCAAGTAA
- the EEF1G gene encoding elongation factor 1-gamma isoform X3: MAAGTLYTYPENWRAFKALIAAQYSGAQVRVLSAPPHFHFGQTNRTPEFLRKFPAGKVPAFEGDDGFCVFESNAIAYYVSNEELRGNTPEAAAQVVQWVSFADSDIVPPASTWVFPTLGIMHHNKQATENAKEEVRRILGLLDTHLKTRTFLVGERVTLADITVVCTLLWLYKQVLEPSFRQAFPNTNRWFLTCINQPQFRAVLGEVKLCEKMAQFDAKKFAESQPKKDTPRKEKGSREEKQKPQAERKEEKKAAAPAPEEEMDECEQALAAEPKAKDPFAHLPKSTFVLDEFKRKYSNEDTLTVALPYFWEHFDKDGWSLWYAEYRFPEELTQTFMSCNLITGMFQRLDKLRKNAFASVILFGTNNSSSISGVWVFRGQELAFPLSPDWQVDYESYTWRKLDPGSEETQTLVREYFSWEGAFQHVGKTFNQGKIFK; the protein is encoded by the exons ATGGCGGCCGGG ACCCTGTACACATATCCTGAAAACTGGAGGGCCTTCAAGGCTCTCATTGCTGCTCAGTACAGCGGGGCTCAGGTCCGCGTGCTCTCCGCACCACCCCACTTCCACTTCGGCCAAACCAACCGCACCCCTGAATTTCTCCGTAAATTTCCTGCCGGCAAG GTTCCAGCATTTGAGGGTGACGATGGATTCTGTGTGTTTGAGAGCAATGCCATTGCCTACTATG TGAGCAATGAGGAGCTGCGGGGAAATACTCCAGAGGcagcagcccaggtggtgcagtGGGTGAGCTTTGCTGATAGCGACATAGTGCCCCCAGCCAGTACCTGGGTGTTTCCTACCTTGGGCATCATGCACCACAACAAGCAG GCCACAGAGAATGCAAAGGAGGAAGTGAGGCGAATTCTGGGGCTCCTGGATACTCATTTGAAGACGAGGACTTTTCTGGTGGGCGAACGTGTGACACTGGCTGACATCACAGTTGTCTGCACCCTGTTGTGGCTCTATAAACAG GTCCTGGAGCCTTCTTTCCGCCAGGCCTTCCCCAATACCAACCGCTGGTTCCTTACCTGCATTAACCAGCCCCAGTTCCGGGCTGTCTTGGGGGAGGTGAAACTCTGTGAGAAGATGGCCCAGTTTGATG CTAAAAAGTTTGCAGAGAGCCAACCTAAAAAAGACACCCCACGGAAAGAGAAGGGTTCTcgggaagagaagcagaagccccaggctgagcggaaagaggagaagaaggctgctgcccctgctcctgAGGAGGAAATGGATGAATGTGAGCAGGCACTGGctgctgagccaaaggccaaagaCCCCTTTGCTCACCTGCCCAAGAG tACCTTTGTGTTGGACGAATTTAAGCGCAAGTACTCCAATGAGGACACTCTCACTGTGGCACTGCCGTATTTCTGGGAGCACTTCGATAAGGATGGCTGGTCCCTGTGGTACGCTGAGTACCGCTTCCCTGAGGAGCTCACTCAGACCTTTATGAGTTGTAACCTCATCACTG GAATGTTCCAACGGTTGGACAAGCTGAGGAAGAATGCCTTTGCCAGTGTCATCCTCTTTGGAACCAACAACAGCAGCTCCATTTCTGGAGTCTGGGTCTTCCGAGGCCAGGAGCTTGCCTTTCCG CTGAGTCCAGATTGGCAGGTGGACTACGAGTCCTATACGTGGCGGAAACTGGATCCTGGCAGCGAGGAGACCCAGACGCTGGTTCGAGAGTACTTTTCCTGGGAGGGGGCCTTCCAGCATGTGGGCAAAACCTTCAATCAGGGCAAGATCTTCAAGTAA